One window of the Methanomassiliicoccaceae archaeon DOK genome contains the following:
- a CDS encoding methyltransferase/corrinoid binding protein: MKDAGHRSCVEAALNFETTDRTPVNNFALVTAARSAGYKVDEARWNPQLSARVSIDYALKTESDFVKPILDSQVPFQDMGMKVRFPEDDYGRVPGHVVENAEDIDGLAVFDPYRAEECPRFTKVFVEALEETSRNLPEDLHICGLSWGPITTAGYCMGVENMLMATMFGEGDTVKKLVTKVTDLVSAMQRRMIDAGATVMWMADPTSSADIISPDMFTEYSEDHIRKVVEDVKAVDDVPTFVHICGNTLNIIEPLKRTHADCLSFDHAVDINRAKELAGRDIALMGNLDPVELVMSGTPEQITKESYRLIDAAGQDGGFVLAPGCETPISSPDENVLAMGRAGRDYWSRKA, encoded by the coding sequence ATGAAGGATGCCGGTCACAGATCCTGCGTAGAAGCAGCACTCAACTTCGAGACCACGGACAGGACGCCTGTCAACAACTTCGCGCTCGTCACCGCAGCCCGCAGCGCCGGGTACAAGGTCGACGAGGCCAGATGGAACCCCCAGCTCTCGGCCAGGGTGTCCATAGACTACGCGCTGAAGACCGAATCGGATTTCGTCAAGCCCATCCTCGACTCGCAGGTCCCTTTCCAGGACATGGGCATGAAGGTGAGGTTCCCCGAGGACGACTACGGAAGGGTCCCCGGCCATGTCGTGGAGAACGCCGAGGACATAGACGGACTCGCGGTCTTCGACCCCTACAGGGCTGAGGAGTGCCCCAGGTTCACCAAGGTGTTTGTGGAGGCCCTCGAGGAGACGTCGAGGAACCTGCCCGAGGATCTGCACATCTGCGGCCTCTCATGGGGCCCCATCACCACAGCCGGATACTGCATGGGCGTCGAGAACATGCTCATGGCCACGATGTTCGGCGAGGGTGACACGGTCAAGAAGCTCGTCACGAAGGTCACTGACCTCGTGTCCGCGATGCAGAGGCGCATGATCGACGCCGGAGCCACCGTCATGTGGATGGCCGACCCGACGTCCTCCGCGGACATCATCTCCCCTGACATGTTCACCGAGTACTCCGAGGACCACATCAGGAAGGTCGTGGAGGACGTGAAGGCCGTCGATGACGTGCCTACCTTCGTCCACATCTGCGGGAACACCCTGAACATAATCGAACCCCTGAAAAGGACGCATGCCGACTGTCTGAGCTTCGACCATGCCGTGGACATCAACAGGGCCAAGGAGCTCGCCGGCAGAGACATCGCCCTCATGGGCAACCTCGATCCCGTGGAGCTGGTCATGAGCGGCACGCCCGAGCAGATCACGAAGGAGTCCTACAGGCTCATAGACGCGGCCGGCCAGGACGGAGGCTTCGTCCTCGCCCCCGGATGCGAGACCCCGATCAGCAGTCCCGACGAGAACGTGCTGGCCATGGGCCGTGCGGGCAGGGATTACTGGTCCAGGAAAGCGTAA
- a CDS encoding deoxyhypusine synthase, with protein sequence MSDKLELIPVEDIKVTKGMTVDQMLKAMGRAGGFTAQKLADATDIAEAMIKKEGCLRILSFPACIMATGTRGVIVDMVKNNMIDLIITTCGTLDHDLSRTFAQYYKGDFMMDDAMLRDEYEISRLGNVLVPDSCYGVVLEDNLLPMFDEIFAETQSLTTHEIIDQVGARLDNEDSLLYQCHKHNVPIVVPGITDGSFGCQLWMYYQMHRKLRIDLFGDEQMLSEMTNDAEFTGAIIIGGGISKHHVIWWNQFRGGLDYCIYLTTAEEYDGSLSGARIREAVSWGKVKEDAKKMTVEGDATISLPLIYAGLAERLL encoded by the coding sequence ATGTCGGACAAACTCGAACTCATTCCCGTAGAGGATATCAAAGTGACCAAAGGGATGACCGTTGACCAGATGCTCAAGGCCATGGGCCGCGCTGGCGGGTTCACCGCCCAGAAGCTGGCCGACGCCACCGACATCGCCGAGGCCATGATCAAGAAGGAGGGCTGCCTCAGGATCCTCTCCTTCCCCGCCTGCATCATGGCCACGGGAACCCGCGGAGTCATCGTCGACATGGTCAAGAACAACATGATCGACCTGATCATCACGACCTGCGGAACCCTCGACCACGACCTGTCCAGGACCTTCGCCCAGTACTACAAGGGCGACTTCATGATGGACGACGCCATGCTCAGGGACGAGTACGAGATCAGCAGGCTCGGGAACGTCCTGGTCCCCGACTCCTGCTACGGGGTCGTCCTCGAGGACAACCTCCTGCCCATGTTCGACGAGATCTTCGCCGAGACCCAGTCCCTGACCACCCACGAGATCATCGACCAGGTCGGCGCCAGGCTCGACAACGAGGACTCCCTCCTGTACCAGTGCCACAAGCACAACGTCCCCATCGTGGTCCCCGGAATCACCGACGGGTCCTTCGGATGCCAGCTCTGGATGTACTACCAGATGCACAGGAAGCTCAGGATCGACCTGTTCGGCGACGAGCAGATGCTCTCCGAGATGACCAACGACGCCGAGTTCACCGGAGCCATCATCATCGGAGGAGGAATCTCCAAGCACCACGTCATCTGGTGGAACCAGTTCCGCGGAGGGCTGGACTACTGCATCTACCTGACCACAGCCGAGGAGTACGACGGATCCCTCTCCGGTGCGCGCATCAGAGAGGCCGTCTCCTGGGGCAAGGTCAAGGAGGACGCGAAGAAGATGACCGTCGAGGGCGACGCCACCATCAGCCTCCCCCTGATCTACGCCGGACTCGCCGAGAGGCTGCTCTGA
- a CDS encoding thymidylate kinase, protein MFLAIDGLDGSGKSTVARALADDLSSRGVSVTVREHPGDGRWGRLAKMSLLGRGRVSKASSAVFLFLDMLSTGRKVRKGEDVIAVRYTLSSCYLDGRVSKVVHWGLKTLLPEPDLMILLDIDPSRALSRVGDRGDKEEMFENIDSMTEVRSRMLSSDDRFTVVDANGDPEDVHRRAREALGL, encoded by the coding sequence ATGTTCCTGGCGATCGACGGGCTGGACGGAAGCGGGAAGAGCACCGTAGCCAGGGCCCTCGCTGATGACCTCAGTTCCAGAGGCGTGAGCGTCACCGTCAGGGAGCACCCCGGCGACGGGAGATGGGGCCGTCTCGCCAAGATGTCCCTCCTGGGCCGCGGCCGCGTGTCCAAGGCGTCCTCGGCGGTATTCCTCTTCCTGGACATGCTCTCGACGGGCAGGAAGGTCCGGAAGGGCGAGGACGTCATCGCCGTGAGGTACACCCTATCGTCCTGCTACCTCGACGGACGGGTATCGAAGGTGGTCCACTGGGGCCTGAAGACCCTTCTGCCCGAGCCTGACCTGATGATCCTGCTCGACATAGACCCCTCCCGTGCGCTCTCCCGTGTCGGCGACAGAGGGGACAAGGAGGAGATGTTCGAGAACATCGACTCGATGACAGAGGTCAGGTCGAGGATGCTCTCGTCCGACGACAGGTTCACAGTCGTCGACGCGAACGGCGACCCCGAGGACGTGCACAGACGCGCCCGGGAGGCCCTGGGGCTGTGA
- a CDS encoding sodium-translocating pyrophosphatase, producing the protein MIDFGTETLLFMIPVAAVIAVIFAAYFFKYVWSKDKGTPEMQEISDAIETGAMAYLKRQYKTIGIISVIVAIVIALVGFAAESFEDYLNYRVAIAFLIGAGFSILSGFIGMKVSVNSNIRTASAARTSLNDAFKVSFRGGAISGIVVSTLSLVGLFVVFLAYYYWCGEDMTMTLHSVVGYAFGASFAALFAQLGGGIYTKAADVGADLVGKVEAGIPEDDPRNPAVIADLVGDNVGDCAGRGADIFESTAAEIIGSMVIGLAVVHALGDAASYNWIYLPLVLIAFGLIASLIGIFVVRLKDDNSDVIKSMNVGYYLTVVLVVVFLFLATYMVLGQSEGIDNWYMFAGAGLVGIILGLAIVFITQYYTGDHKPVKSIAESSETGPATNVIQGISIGMESTVLPVVCIVVAIIATYLLGYAAAPEGADAATFGLYGTAIGTIAMLGSSAFILAMDTFGPITDNGGGIAEMSNQPSEVRDRTDKLDSAGNTTKALTKGYAMASAALAAFLLFAAFFEIVAEVKGETITEVMHVDLGDPLIFVGGLVGAVLVFFFASLAIRAVSKAAGEMIEEVRRQFREDPGIMAGTSKPDTAKCVDIATRGALKAMVVPALLPILVPIVFGLIYRYCLTDYVQAYEAVGALIMVGTIVGILMANFLNNGGGAWDNAKKYIEEGNHGGKGSPAHAAAVVGDTVGDPFKDTAGPSIHVLVKLLSTICLVTAVLFIA; encoded by the coding sequence ATGATAGATTTCGGAACTGAGACTCTATTGTTCATGATTCCCGTCGCCGCGGTCATCGCAGTGATCTTCGCCGCGTACTTCTTCAAGTACGTATGGTCGAAAGACAAAGGGACCCCTGAGATGCAGGAGATCTCCGATGCGATCGAGACCGGTGCAATGGCGTATCTTAAACGCCAGTACAAGACGATCGGAATCATCAGCGTTATCGTCGCGATAGTCATAGCACTCGTCGGATTCGCCGCCGAGAGCTTCGAGGACTACCTCAACTACAGGGTCGCCATCGCGTTCCTCATCGGAGCGGGCTTCTCGATCCTGTCCGGATTCATCGGAATGAAGGTGTCCGTCAACTCCAACATCAGGACCGCCAGCGCGGCCCGCACGTCGCTCAACGACGCTTTCAAGGTATCCTTCCGCGGCGGTGCTATCTCCGGTATCGTCGTCTCCACCCTCAGCCTGGTCGGTCTGTTCGTCGTCTTCCTCGCCTACTACTACTGGTGCGGAGAGGACATGACCATGACCCTCCACTCCGTCGTCGGATACGCCTTCGGAGCCTCCTTCGCCGCACTGTTCGCCCAGCTCGGCGGTGGAATCTACACCAAGGCCGCTGATGTGGGAGCCGATCTCGTCGGAAAGGTCGAGGCCGGAATCCCCGAGGACGACCCCAGGAACCCTGCAGTCATCGCCGACCTGGTCGGTGACAACGTCGGAGACTGCGCCGGACGTGGTGCAGACATCTTCGAGTCGACCGCCGCCGAGATCATCGGATCGATGGTCATCGGACTCGCCGTCGTCCACGCCCTGGGCGACGCCGCATCCTACAACTGGATCTACCTGCCCCTCGTGCTCATCGCGTTCGGGCTCATCGCTTCCCTCATCGGAATCTTCGTTGTCCGCCTCAAGGACGACAACTCCGATGTCATCAAGTCCATGAACGTCGGATACTACCTGACGGTCGTCCTCGTCGTGGTGTTCCTGTTCTTGGCTACGTACATGGTCCTCGGACAGTCCGAGGGCATCGACAACTGGTACATGTTCGCCGGAGCCGGACTCGTCGGAATCATCCTCGGTCTGGCCATCGTGTTCATCACCCAGTACTACACCGGCGACCACAAGCCCGTGAAGTCCATCGCCGAGTCCTCCGAGACCGGCCCCGCCACCAACGTCATCCAGGGAATCTCCATCGGAATGGAGTCCACCGTCCTGCCCGTCGTCTGCATCGTAGTGGCCATCATCGCCACCTACCTGCTCGGTTACGCCGCCGCCCCCGAGGGCGCCGACGCCGCCACCTTCGGACTCTACGGAACCGCCATCGGAACCATCGCCATGCTGGGATCCTCCGCGTTCATCCTCGCCATGGACACCTTCGGACCCATCACCGACAACGGAGGCGGAATCGCCGAGATGAGCAACCAGCCCTCCGAGGTCCGCGACAGGACCGACAAGCTGGACTCCGCCGGTAACACGACCAAGGCCCTCACCAAGGGATACGCCATGGCCTCCGCCGCCCTGGCAGCCTTCCTGCTCTTCGCCGCCTTCTTCGAGATCGTGGCCGAGGTCAAGGGAGAGACCATCACCGAGGTCATGCACGTCGACCTCGGCGACCCGCTGATCTTCGTCGGCGGACTCGTCGGAGCCGTGCTCGTGTTCTTCTTCGCCTCCCTCGCCATCCGCGCGGTCAGCAAGGCTGCTGGTGAGATGATCGAGGAGGTCCGCAGGCAGTTCCGCGAGGACCCCGGCATCATGGCCGGAACCTCCAAGCCCGACACCGCCAAGTGCGTCGACATCGCCACCCGCGGTGCCCTCAAGGCAATGGTCGTCCCCGCCCTGCTCCCCATCCTCGTCCCGATTGTCTTCGGACTGATCTACAGGTACTGCCTGACCGACTACGTCCAGGCCTACGAGGCCGTCGGCGCCCTGATCATGGTCGGTACCATCGTCGGAATCCTGATGGCCAACTTCCTCAACAACGGAGGAGGAGCCTGGGACAACGCCAAGAAGTACATCGAGGAGGGCAACCACGGCGGAAAGGGATCCCCCGCTCACGCCGCTGCCGTCGTCGGAGACACCGTCGGAGACCCCTTCAAGGACACCGCCGGACCTTCGATCCACGTGCTGGTCAAGCTGCTGTCCACCATCTGCCTGGTGACCGCCGTCCTCTTCATCGCCTGA
- a CDS encoding DNA-directed RNA polymerase, protein MYMLTEVEKVVRIPPKDLKDDIDSVIDSLTWETYEGRLGEDKNFTVLIKNVRTVGPGRIVHGDGAVYQTVKFDQVVFKPRDNEIIIGKVVEILKFGAFVRFGPLDGLLHISQVMDDRVDIDETNQRLVGKDTGRYLAVGDIVKARVVSIDLNEKNPQESKIGLTMRQPGLGKLQWLEEDHNKKSEKNGGDE, encoded by the coding sequence ATGTATATGCTAACCGAGGTCGAGAAGGTCGTGCGCATTCCGCCGAAGGACCTGAAGGATGACATAGACAGCGTCATCGACAGCCTCACCTGGGAGACCTACGAGGGCCGCCTTGGAGAGGACAAGAACTTCACCGTGCTGATCAAGAACGTCAGGACCGTAGGTCCCGGCCGCATCGTCCACGGGGACGGGGCGGTCTACCAGACCGTGAAGTTCGACCAGGTCGTGTTCAAGCCCAGGGACAACGAGATCATCATCGGCAAGGTCGTTGAGATCCTCAAGTTCGGTGCGTTCGTCAGGTTCGGTCCGCTCGACGGCCTCCTGCACATCAGCCAGGTCATGGACGACCGCGTGGACATCGACGAGACCAACCAGAGGCTCGTCGGCAAGGACACCGGAAGGTACCTCGCCGTCGGCGACATCGTCAAGGCCAGGGTCGTGAGCATCGACCTCAACGAGAAGAACCCTCAGGAGAGCAAGATCGGACTCACCATGCGTCAGCCCGGTCTCGGGAAGCTCCAGTGGCTCGAGGAGGACCACAACAAGAAGTCCGAGAAGAACGGAGGCGATGAGTGA
- a CDS encoding DNA-directed RNA polymerase subunit E: MVGPVLKACKQCSFISEDDTCPRCGGQTSKEWQGYLAVIDFEKSEIAKKMGISANGRYALKVR; the protein is encoded by the coding sequence ATGGTCGGACCCGTGCTCAAGGCCTGCAAGCAGTGCAGCTTCATCTCGGAGGACGACACCTGCCCCCGCTGCGGCGGACAGACATCGAAAGAGTGGCAGGGCTACCTCGCGGTCATCGACTTCGAGAAGTCGGAGATCGCCAAGAAGATGGGCATATCCGCCAACGGCAGGTACGCCCTCAAGGTCCGCTGA
- a CDS encoding DUF359 domain-containing protein: protein MFERDLVLPESQRGAFKEPIGREMDEGELDNINAQTCFITVGDVVSLTFRRHGVRPLLSVYDGSTERREMTDFAKLVEGEEKEVVSNPAGRITAAMADAIRRGIGGEVGLIRVDGEEDLALLPCLFYAEDDAVVVYGMPGRCMMAVTTDGAIRKRVTELVARMEELE, encoded by the coding sequence ATGTTCGAGAGGGACCTGGTCCTCCCCGAATCCCAGAGGGGAGCGTTCAAGGAGCCCATCGGAAGGGAGATGGACGAAGGCGAACTTGACAACATCAACGCTCAAACATGTTTCATAACGGTCGGGGACGTGGTATCTCTGACCTTCAGAAGGCACGGCGTGAGGCCGCTGCTGTCGGTGTACGACGGCAGCACGGAGCGCAGGGAGATGACCGACTTCGCGAAGCTCGTGGAGGGCGAGGAGAAGGAGGTCGTCTCGAACCCCGCGGGGAGGATCACAGCCGCAATGGCTGATGCGATCCGCAGGGGCATCGGAGGGGAGGTCGGCCTGATACGCGTCGACGGCGAGGAGGACCTGGCACTGCTGCCATGTCTGTTCTACGCCGAGGACGACGCGGTCGTGGTCTACGGCATGCCCGGAAGATGCATGATGGCAGTCACCACGGACGGAGCCATCCGCAAGAGGGTCACGGAACTCGT